In Paracoccus contaminans, the genomic stretch ATCGACAAAGACCTTGATCTCGCCCCCCGCGCGGTCGATCAGCCAGCGGCCGACGCGCTTGAGCCGCGCCTTGACGATGTCGTGGTAATCCCGCCCCTGCGCATAGACGCTGACCGCGCCGCGCCCCGGCCGTGCCAGATCCTCGCGCGGGTCGTGCGGGGGGGTATAGGCCTCGGCCAGCATGATCACCGCCCGCGCCTCGGGCCACAGCGCCGCGGGATCGCCGCGCCAGTTCATGCGCTCGGCCATCCAGCCCATCTGCCCGTGCCGCCCCGCCGCCACGAATGCCGCCAGCCGCGCCGCCGCCTGCGGCACCGCATCGGGCGTGGTCACGCGCACCGCGGAAAACCCCTCGGCCAGCGCCTGCGCGACCAGATCCTTCTTCTGCACGGAAATATCCCGGGGGGAGTCCGCCCCCGGCGGACGGGGGGCAGCGCCCCCCTGCGGCCTAGAAGTCGAGCTGCGCATAATGGGGGGCGGGCGACAGCCCCGACACCTGGTCGGCCAGCACGCTGCGGAAGGCAGGGCGCGATTTGACCGTCGCATACCAGTCGCGCAGCGTCGGCGAGCGGTCCCAGTCAACGTCCGAGATGTAGTCGAGGCAGGACAGATGCGCCGCCGCGGTGAAATCGGCCAGCGTCAACATGTTGCCAGCCAGCCATTTGCGCGTTTCCAGCAGCGATGTCAGATAGTCGATATGATCCTTGATCGCCCGCAGGCCGGACTTGACCAGCTTGCTGTCGGGATAGCCGGCCTTCATCATCTTCTTCCACACCCGCTCCGACAGGATCGGCCGCGTCACCTCGTCGTTGAACTTGTCGTCGAACCAGGCGCAGAGGCGGCGGACCTCGTGGCGCTCGGCCGGCGTGCCCGGCATCAGCGGGGGCGAGGGGATCGTCTCGTCCAGATATTCCACGATCGCCTGGCTTTCCGACAGCAGCCGCCCATCCATCCGCAGGACCGGGATCTTGCCGGCAGGGTTGCGGCGCATGATCTCGGACCCCGGCTCCCACCAGCGTTCCTCGACCAGCTCGACCTCGATCCGCTTCTCGCCCAGCACCAGCCGGACCTTGCGGCAAAACGGGGACAGGGCGACATGATACAGCCGCGGCGTGGAATGGGTATTCATCGTGCGTCTTTGTCCGGCCATCGTCGGGATCGCGCGGTGATACGCGTCCAGGCCGCGCCTTTCAACCGGCGGCGGTCAGTGCCCCGTTCCCTCGAAGCAGGCCGAGCGGCCGTCCCGCCGGATGGTTTCCGCCCCGTCGGCGATCGCCCGCGCACGGGCCGAGCCGGGCCGGGCAAGGCGCTGCTTGGGCGCGGGCAGGACCGATGCCAGCGCCGCCGCCTGCGCGGCGCTCAGCCGGTCGGGGGCCAGGCCGAAATGATGGGCGGCGCCCGCCCGGATGCCGAAGATGCCGGGGCCGAACTCGGCCACGTTCAGATAAACTTCAAGGATGCGCCGCTTGGTCCACAGCGTCTCGATCATCGGGGTGTAGAGCGTTTCCATCAGCTTGCGCCCCCAGCTTCGCCCCTGCCACAGGAAGACGTTCTTGGCAGTCTGCTGGGTCAGGGTCGATGCGCCGCGCCGTTCCCCGCGCATGATGACGCGGCGGATCTCGGCCATGTCGAAACCCCAATGGGCGCAGAAATTGGCATCCTCGGCCGCGACGACCGAACGCAGCATCACCGGCGCGATGTCATCGGCGCGGGTCCACGGATGCGGCGCCCCCGCCTGGGTGGCGATCGTCCAGGTCGTGGGCGGATTGACCAGCCAGCCGAACAGCATGACCAGCGCCAGCATGATCCAGAACAGCCGCAGCACCGCCCAGCGGGCCAGCCGCCACATATGCCTTGCAGGCGAACGGCGCCTTGCCGCGGCAGGCGGGTCCGGCAGGGCAGGGGCGCCAAGGGCGGAAGGCTGCGGCATGGACGGCTCGTCTCATGCCGCAGCCGCATGCGTCAAGCAGGCCCGTTCAGGGCGCCGCAGAACCCGCGCTGCCGGACGTGACGCCGCGGGCGGGCCAGCCTGGGGCGGACAGGGTTTCGCGCAGGCGTGCCTCGTCCTCGTTCGACAGCGAGGTCTTGATCACCCGCGCGCTGCCTCCGTAATGGGCGATGCGCGGCAGCAGCTTGTCGAGGTTCATCTCGTCGGCGAGGATGAAGACGGCGCCGCTGCCGACCGGCACGGTCTTGCCGATCTGGCGGATGAAATCATCCGGGATGCCATAATCTGTTGCCGATCCTGACAGCGCCCCCGCCCCGGCGCCGATCGCGGCCCCGGCCAGCGGGTTGAGGAACAACAGCCCGATCAGCCCGCCCCAGAAGGTGCCGCCAAGCGCGCCCGCCGCGGTCAGGTTCAATGCCTGGTGCAGCTGGTATTCACCCTCGCTGGGGCGGGTGACGACGACGGCATCCTCAAGCTTGAGAAGGTATTCCGATTGGGCCGCTGCGAATTCCTGGCGCAGGGCAAAGGCATCCTGCTGCCGGTCAAAGCCGATGACGATCAGTTGGGGCATCCCGATTCTCCGCATGGTGGAACCGGCTGCACAACGCGGCGGATGAAAGGGCGGTTCAGGCAGGTCAGGCGGAAAATTCCACGCCTTCAGCCGTCCAGCCGATAGGCCCGCGCGCTGTCATGCCAGGCGTAATGATCCAGCCTGCCGGGGGCAGATGGCTCTCTTTGCGCCCCCGCAGGGCCGTCCTGCGCCGCGGCCGGCGGCCCTGCCGCGGCCCCGTGCAGCACCTGCAGGACCAGCCGTCTGTAGTTTTCCAGGTATCGCGGGCGGCTGTAGCGCTCCAGCCCCTCTGCGCTCGCCTGCTGGAACGGGGCGGGATCGGCCAGCACATGCCGCATCGCCGCCGCCAGCGCCGCCTCGTCCCCCGGCGGCACCAGCAGACCGTTCCGGCCGTCGATCATCTCTCGGGGGCCATAATCCACATCATGCGAGATCACCGGGCACCCGCAGGAAAGCGCCTCGAGGATGGACAGCCCGAACCCTTCGGTCAAGGTCGGGCAGACCGCCGCCAGCGCCCCGCGAAAGACGGCCAGCGGCGCATCGGTATAGCCCATCAGCCGCACCCGATGCCCGCAGCCCAGCCTGGCGATCAGTTCCTTCAGCTGGGCCTCGCCCGCGCCGTCGCCATGGATCAGGTAATCGACGCCGGGAAAATCATCCATGATCGCGGCAAAGGCCCGGATCGCCTGGTCGATCGGCTTTCCGGCAAGGTCCAGCCGCGAGACGGTGACCAGATGCCTGCGCGGCACGGGCGGGTGCGCCTCGATCTGGATGAAGTGCGGCAGCACCTCGACAGGGCGGGCGGGCACCAGGTCGGCCTCAAGGCGCCTGCGATGCACCTCGGTCGCGGTCACGATGGCGGCGCCCTGATAGCCTTCGATCAGACCCCTGGCGCGTGCATTGATCCTGCCGTCGGGGTCGCGGTGATCGGTATGGAGGAACAGGATGCTGCGCGGCGTGGCAAAGGGGGCCAGATAGGCCGACGTGATCCCATCGAAGAAAACGACCGCGTCCGTCCAGTCCACAAGCTCGAACAGGCTCGCCTCGAACATGCGGGCCATCTGGTGGAAGGTGCCGGTCACGAGGTTGGTGCCGCCCTTGAATTCGCCGCCCAGCCTGCGCCAGCGCCCGATCGGCCGGCCCGCGGCGAAATCGGTCGTGACGACCGATCCATCCGGCCGCGCGACGTTCAGCTGATAGGGCACATCGTCCATCAGGGTGATCCGGCTGACATCCTTGCCCGTCTGGTAGGTTCTGGTGACGACTGCGCCCAGGGCATCATACCCCTTGTTGCGCCCGGTGCTGACGCGGGCCCTGGTCGCCGCGCCTGCGGGATAGTCGGTAAAGACCCCGATGCCGGCCTTGATCGCCGCGCCCAGGCAGGCATCGGGCAGCGAGGCATAGGTCACGGCGGGATGCAGGGCGCCTGCACGGCGCAGCGCGGCAAAGTTCAGCCGCTGGCGGATATGGTGATCGAGATTGAGCAGCACCGGATCAAAGCCGCGCATCTCGGCAAAGGCATTGAGCCGGTGCTGCACCGCCCGGACCTTGCCGCCCCCGCCCTTTCCCAGACGATGAAAGATGGAATAAACGACAGCCATGCGCGCCCCGCCGCCCCGGTTGCGCGGGCGGTTTATCGCAGCGGCGCGGACGGCTCAATCCACCAGGCGGCTGGATGGGCGGCAGGCAGAGCGGAGAGGCCTGCCCGCCGCACCCCCTGCGGGACGGTGCCGAGGGAACGGGCGGCATGGGATCGCGGCCGGCGCCAGCCGGCGATCGGCCCCGGCTTGCACTGCAAGCGCCGCAAGGCGCAGCCGCCCG encodes the following:
- a CDS encoding glutathione S-transferase family protein; amino-acid sequence: MNTHSTPRLYHVALSPFCRKVRLVLGEKRIEVELVEERWWEPGSEIMRRNPAGKIPVLRMDGRLLSESQAIVEYLDETIPSPPLMPGTPAERHEVRRLCAWFDDKFNDEVTRPILSERVWKKMMKAGYPDSKLVKSGLRAIKDHIDYLTSLLETRKWLAGNMLTLADFTAAAHLSCLDYISDVDWDRSPTLRDWYATVKSRPAFRSVLADQVSGLSPAPHYAQLDF
- a CDS encoding transglycosylase domain-containing protein, encoding MPQPSALGAPALPDPPAAARRRSPARHMWRLARWAVLRLFWIMLALVMLFGWLVNPPTTWTIATQAGAPHPWTRADDIAPVMLRSVVAAEDANFCAHWGFDMAEIRRVIMRGERRGASTLTQQTAKNVFLWQGRSWGRKLMETLYTPMIETLWTKRRILEVYLNVAEFGPGIFGIRAGAAHHFGLAPDRLSAAQAAALASVLPAPKQRLARPGSARARAIADGAETIRRDGRSACFEGTGH
- a CDS encoding DUF1269 domain-containing protein, producing MPQLIVIGFDRQQDAFALRQEFAAAQSEYLLKLEDAVVVTRPSEGEYQLHQALNLTAAGALGGTFWGGLIGLLFLNPLAGAAIGAGAGALSGSATDYGIPDDFIRQIGKTVPVGSGAVFILADEMNLDKLLPRIAHYGGSARVIKTSLSNEDEARLRETLSAPGWPARGVTSGSAGSAAP
- a CDS encoding glycosyltransferase, producing the protein MAVVYSIFHRLGKGGGGKVRAVQHRLNAFAEMRGFDPVLLNLDHHIRQRLNFAALRRAGALHPAVTYASLPDACLGAAIKAGIGVFTDYPAGAATRARVSTGRNKGYDALGAVVTRTYQTGKDVSRITLMDDVPYQLNVARPDGSVVTTDFAAGRPIGRWRRLGGEFKGGTNLVTGTFHQMARMFEASLFELVDWTDAVVFFDGITSAYLAPFATPRSILFLHTDHRDPDGRINARARGLIEGYQGAAIVTATEVHRRRLEADLVPARPVEVLPHFIQIEAHPPVPRRHLVTVSRLDLAGKPIDQAIRAFAAIMDDFPGVDYLIHGDGAGEAQLKELIARLGCGHRVRLMGYTDAPLAVFRGALAAVCPTLTEGFGLSILEALSCGCPVISHDVDYGPREMIDGRNGLLVPPGDEAALAAAMRHVLADPAPFQQASAEGLERYSRPRYLENYRRLVLQVLHGAAAGPPAAAQDGPAGAQREPSAPGRLDHYAWHDSARAYRLDG